The following proteins come from a genomic window of Paenibacillus spongiae:
- a CDS encoding enolase C-terminal domain-like protein, with protein sequence MRITQVRVFVTGKKKNAEPPKSEVIQDDPKVQAQAKEKQQGSWLSETVIANPMSMYPEYFAKRSSWLGMGNRIIVQLETDEGITGIGESTGGMAGAAIIKEHFSRFLIGQSPFAVERHWDIMFRVALPYGRKGIPVMAISAVDLALWDLCAKARNEPLYRLLGGPVKDKVQAYVTGNDFDKTKDRGFLGQKLAMPYGPASGEEGMRKNVELVRQARETLGPDKEIMLDCYMAWNVDYTVRMSERLAPYRVKWIEESLPPDDYEGYGELNRKVTHSAIATGEHEYTRYGFQQLLQVRGAEILQPDICWCGGITEARKISAMASALHIPVIPHAGGLQPWALHMIFADPNIPFAEFAYINGADKDNYDPILEGIPAPRDGWFSLPEGIGAGIRLREGAERHLTELE encoded by the coding sequence ATGCGAATCACGCAAGTGAGAGTGTTCGTAACCGGTAAGAAGAAGAATGCGGAACCGCCGAAGTCTGAGGTTATCCAAGATGACCCGAAGGTACAGGCACAGGCGAAAGAAAAGCAGCAGGGATCATGGCTATCAGAGACGGTTATTGCAAATCCGATGTCGATGTACCCGGAGTATTTCGCCAAGCGTTCCTCCTGGCTGGGTATGGGCAACCGTATTATTGTCCAGCTGGAGACGGACGAGGGGATTACCGGCATCGGCGAAAGTACCGGAGGCATGGCGGGCGCGGCGATTATCAAGGAGCACTTCAGCAGGTTTCTGATCGGCCAAAGCCCGTTCGCGGTGGAGCGGCACTGGGACATCATGTTTCGGGTCGCGCTCCCTTACGGCCGGAAGGGGATACCGGTCATGGCGATCTCCGCCGTCGATCTCGCCTTGTGGGATCTGTGCGCGAAGGCGCGGAATGAGCCGCTCTACCGGCTGCTGGGCGGACCGGTGAAGGACAAGGTACAGGCGTATGTGACCGGCAATGATTTCGATAAGACGAAGGATCGCGGGTTTCTTGGGCAGAAGCTGGCTATGCCTTACGGTCCGGCTTCGGGCGAGGAAGGGATGCGCAAGAATGTGGAACTCGTCCGCCAGGCGAGGGAAACGCTAGGCCCGGACAAAGAAATTATGCTTGACTGCTACATGGCATGGAACGTCGATTATACGGTCCGGATGTCGGAGCGCCTTGCCCCCTACCGCGTGAAGTGGATTGAAGAATCGCTGCCGCCGGACGATTACGAGGGCTATGGGGAATTGAACCGCAAGGTGACCCACAGCGCGATCGCTACAGGGGAGCATGAATATACCCGGTATGGTTTCCAGCAGCTGCTTCAAGTACGCGGTGCCGAGATTCTGCAGCCGGATATTTGCTGGTGCGGCGGTATTACGGAAGCGCGCAAAATCTCGGCCATGGCTTCGGCGCTGCATATTCCCGTTATTCCTCATGCAGGAGGCCTTCAGCCGTGGGCGCTTCATATGATTTTCGCCGATCCGAACATTCCATTCGCGGAATTCGCATATATTAACGGTGCGGATAAAGATAATTACGACCCGATTCTGGAAGGAATTCCAGCGCCCCGGGACGGATGGTTCAGTCTGCCGGAAGGTATTGGAGCCGGTATACGGCTGCGTGAAGGAGCCGAGCGGCATCTGACCGAGCTGGAATAA
- a CDS encoding glycoside hydrolase family 78 protein, with protein sequence MKTWEAQWIWTAGHESDNNVYAEARKTFQLDSLPAKADLRITANQQYKLFINGKEAGRGPSPSNNLWKYFDSYDAASYLQAGVNIIAVTAYNFGTERIVTNQMQGPGGILLQLDLYNADADDADLTIATGPDWKCRRSPRWTANPSRQHYWGGFREIYLASAEDGWEQADYSDAAWPAARVVAGAEQPDSPWPRLIPREIPRLKESLRQPKAVIGSESFLGQIIHAESLLVGASAELRQKGLTVDASVPGSFPQITYDFDREVVGYPELVVDAPEGGVLQLFYGESLEVELTDTFMLKKGTNRLSSFGRRAFRYMKLAVQATMQPIVIQELNLRFVHYPFPEQGSFRSSDELLDRIWETGKYTTLVNTQDHFEDCPHREKALWVADAVVMAKVVYQVFGDAAIVRKCLLQSARNQNEDGSIPGTGPEKNTFVLPDFCAHWLYGVKEYYDYSGDVSFLQEVWPNIVKLSEWFAAQEDAEGLFSRADRNGWWCFIDWSDDIERKDRVTAISCFYYKFLKLAAEISDVLGEKRGAEFNRKAMRLRAAVRDRLRIPGSKLFADCMTDEGLSGSVTAQTNFAAVWSGITDEEEAVEFIRDVYLTGSLPRIRGAFFYHIVLETLFRHGFANEAVEQIRYYWGAMLDRGARTWWETFDPELPFCTIPSPYQGHTPTYLQDAIPVSHSHGWGASPTNLLTSEVLGVDASNLGSGMVTLSPTIVDGVTWAEGVIPTPSGDIQASWRTGDDGKLHYEVLMPAGLKWTGSGLHDVQVEQLGDTVRITGEIIPGSIGAGAPTSIQP encoded by the coding sequence TTGAAGACATGGGAAGCGCAGTGGATTTGGACAGCCGGGCATGAATCGGACAATAACGTTTATGCGGAAGCTCGCAAGACGTTTCAGTTGGATTCGCTGCCGGCGAAGGCCGATCTTCGAATAACGGCGAATCAGCAGTACAAGCTGTTCATCAATGGCAAGGAAGCGGGAAGGGGGCCGTCTCCCAGCAACAATCTGTGGAAGTATTTCGACAGCTACGATGCGGCTTCTTACCTACAAGCGGGCGTTAATATTATTGCCGTGACGGCCTATAACTTTGGCACGGAGCGCATTGTAACCAATCAGATGCAGGGGCCTGGCGGTATCTTGCTACAGCTCGATCTGTATAATGCCGATGCAGATGATGCCGATCTGACTATTGCTACCGGTCCGGACTGGAAGTGCCGCCGTTCGCCGAGATGGACAGCGAATCCGAGCCGCCAGCATTACTGGGGCGGGTTCCGCGAAATTTATTTGGCATCGGCGGAGGATGGATGGGAGCAAGCGGACTATAGCGACGCGGCATGGCCGGCAGCACGCGTCGTAGCCGGCGCGGAGCAGCCGGATTCGCCGTGGCCGCGCCTCATTCCAAGGGAAATTCCGAGGCTGAAGGAAAGCCTGAGGCAGCCGAAGGCCGTCATTGGCAGTGAAAGCTTCTTGGGCCAAATCATTCATGCGGAATCGCTTCTTGTAGGGGCAAGCGCCGAGCTGCGCCAAAAGGGGCTGACGGTCGATGCTTCCGTTCCCGGCTCGTTCCCGCAAATCACCTATGATTTCGACCGTGAAGTCGTCGGCTATCCGGAGCTTGTCGTCGATGCGCCGGAAGGCGGCGTGCTGCAGCTCTTCTACGGCGAGTCGCTGGAGGTCGAGCTGACCGATACATTCATGCTCAAGAAAGGAACCAACCGGCTGTCCTCATTCGGACGGCGCGCCTTCCGTTATATGAAGCTGGCCGTCCAGGCAACCATGCAGCCGATCGTCATTCAAGAGCTAAACTTGCGGTTCGTGCATTATCCGTTCCCGGAGCAGGGAAGCTTCCGCAGCAGCGACGAGCTGCTCGACCGAATTTGGGAAACGGGCAAATATACGACGCTCGTAAATACTCAAGACCATTTCGAGGATTGTCCTCACCGGGAAAAGGCGCTGTGGGTGGCCGATGCCGTCGTCATGGCGAAGGTGGTTTACCAGGTATTCGGCGATGCCGCCATCGTCCGCAAGTGCCTGCTTCAGAGCGCGCGCAACCAGAATGAGGACGGATCGATCCCGGGAACGGGACCGGAGAAGAATACATTCGTGCTGCCGGATTTCTGCGCTCACTGGCTCTATGGCGTGAAGGAATATTACGACTACAGCGGCGACGTATCCTTTCTGCAGGAGGTTTGGCCGAATATCGTGAAGCTGTCCGAATGGTTTGCCGCCCAGGAGGATGCGGAAGGCCTGTTCAGCCGGGCGGACCGAAACGGCTGGTGGTGCTTTATCGACTGGTCGGATGATATTGAGCGGAAGGACCGGGTAACGGCGATTTCCTGCTTCTATTATAAGTTCCTGAAGCTGGCGGCGGAGATTTCGGACGTGCTCGGCGAGAAGAGAGGCGCAGAATTCAACCGAAAGGCCATGCGTCTGCGCGCTGCCGTCCGCGACCGGCTTCGCATTCCCGGCAGCAAGCTGTTCGCGGACTGCATGACGGACGAGGGGCTTTCCGGCAGCGTAACCGCACAGACGAATTTCGCCGCCGTCTGGTCCGGCATCACCGACGAGGAAGAGGCGGTCGAATTCATTCGCGACGTCTACTTGACGGGAAGCTTGCCGCGCATCAGAGGGGCGTTCTTCTACCATATCGTTCTGGAGACGCTGTTCAGACACGGCTTCGCCAATGAAGCGGTCGAGCAGATCCGTTATTACTGGGGAGCGATGCTGGACAGAGGTGCCAGAACATGGTGGGAAACCTTTGATCCCGAGCTGCCGTTCTGTACAATCCCTAGTCCGTATCAAGGCCATACGCCGACTTATTTGCAGGATGCGATCCCGGTCAGCCATTCGCACGGCTGGGGGGCGTCGCCGACCAATCTGTTGACCAGCGAAGTGCTCGGCGTTGACGCCTCCAATCTTGGAAGCGGCATGGTTACGCTCAGCCCGACAATCGTTGACGGCGTAACATGGGCGGAAGGCGTTATACCTACCCCTTCCGGAGATATCCAAGCAAGCTGGCGTACCGGCGATGACGGCAAGCTTCACTATGAAGTGCTTATGCCGGCCGGATTGAAGTGGACGGGCAGTGGACTCCATGATGTCCAAGTGGAGCAGCTGGGCGATACGGTCCGCATTACGGGCGAAATTATACCTGGCAGCATCGGGGCAGGTGCGCCGACGTCAATCCAACCTTAG
- a CDS encoding glycosyl hydrolase gives MDRKLLEQFQQPTPAFQGKPFWSWNGRLEKEELLRQIHMFKEMGFGGFFMHSRTGLQTEYLGEEWFELINACAEEAEKLGMEAWLYDEDRWPSGTAGGLVTEEPKYRLKYIRLQVVPASEFQWNAEAIAAFVCKVEGLAYTDCRKLDSAEEWQRAAEDAKANALSILLFTIEEQEKESFYNGYTYLDTMNREAVDRFLELTHEKYKINSQQHFGRAIQGIFTDEPHRGALMDGFGGKNRDAHWLAPWTYTLFDKFNEKYGYELVPHLPELFLQPEGRSVSQVKWHYTDLLQDMFHDNFAIPIQEWCREHNLKLTGHVLHEDSLSAQSAMIGSVMRYYEHMDYPGVDVLSEGNMNFWIVKQLSSAARQLGKTWLLSELYGCTGWQMPLEGHKAVGDWQALFGINVRCHHLSWYSMEGEAKRDYPASIFRQSGWWREYEGLENYFSRLGVILSQGTPVCDLLVLNPVESVWCQIYPGWSRGLGAQSPAIIELERHYQATFHWLSGAQIDFDYGDEEMMSRLSSIERDENGKAVLRVGEAVYRTVLVTGMTTMRATTLHLLEAFREAGGSVIVAGEAPRYIDAVPSDAAEQLARQAAHVPFVQGELVQSVTSEIELPVTVRDAQTGEAIGDIFIQVRRDGDSLYAVIMNMNRTQWHRNVEIAIRQSATVTAIEEWFCATGDRMNVPYASIDGMPAFVTDFPPTGEHVYVIRTAASTESEAKALPSLIRYEDAKSAEVTGSYAFRLNEPNVYMLDRAAYRIDGGSWSAPLEILKADRAIRRELELHYRAGDMIQPWYREKFMQETVQQGTPLELRLIITVSELPQGAVYLAVERPERLNIHLNGQHLGAQVNEEEWIDPCFVKLVIPSGVLVEGENQLDVSLEFHPGFDLEAMYLLGNFGVRIDGTTRIIEKLPERLNAGDITKQGLPFYGGTVTYTLEPAQLQQALAAIEGDGSSNVGKAVLAFPDFEAACINVRGGGQTSMMAWQPYEADIAAGEAEFDMVLTRRNTFGPLHQLPLHTPHYGPDNWVTEGSSFSEADVLLPSGLLGAPKLVWKRELPAPPGK, from the coding sequence ATGGATCGCAAATTGTTAGAGCAATTTCAACAACCGACTCCCGCTTTTCAGGGAAAGCCGTTCTGGTCATGGAACGGCAGGCTGGAGAAGGAAGAGCTGCTTCGCCAGATTCACATGTTCAAGGAGATGGGATTCGGCGGCTTCTTCATGCATTCCCGTACAGGGCTTCAGACCGAATATTTGGGCGAGGAATGGTTCGAGCTCATTAATGCTTGCGCGGAGGAAGCGGAGAAGCTCGGCATGGAAGCTTGGCTGTATGACGAAGACCGCTGGCCGAGCGGAACGGCGGGCGGACTCGTAACGGAAGAGCCCAAATACCGGCTGAAGTACATTCGTCTGCAGGTCGTTCCGGCATCCGAATTTCAATGGAACGCGGAAGCGATAGCGGCTTTCGTGTGTAAAGTGGAAGGATTGGCCTATACGGACTGCCGCAAGCTGGACAGTGCCGAGGAATGGCAGCGCGCTGCCGAAGATGCCAAGGCGAATGCATTAAGCATTCTGCTCTTCACGATCGAGGAGCAGGAGAAGGAAAGCTTCTATAACGGTTATACCTACTTGGATACGATGAACCGGGAAGCTGTCGACCGCTTTCTGGAATTGACGCACGAGAAGTATAAAATAAATTCGCAGCAGCACTTCGGCCGCGCGATTCAGGGCATCTTCACCGACGAGCCTCACCGGGGCGCATTGATGGACGGATTTGGCGGGAAAAACAGGGACGCGCATTGGCTGGCTCCTTGGACGTATACGCTGTTCGATAAGTTCAACGAGAAATATGGCTATGAATTGGTGCCGCATCTGCCGGAGCTGTTCCTCCAGCCGGAAGGCAGGAGCGTCTCGCAGGTGAAGTGGCATTACACGGATCTGCTCCAGGACATGTTCCATGACAACTTTGCGATTCCGATTCAGGAATGGTGCAGGGAACATAATCTGAAATTAACGGGGCATGTGCTCCACGAAGACAGCTTGTCCGCCCAATCGGCCATGATCGGCTCGGTCATGCGCTATTATGAGCATATGGATTATCCGGGCGTCGACGTGCTGTCGGAAGGCAACATGAATTTCTGGATCGTGAAGCAGCTTTCCTCGGCCGCCCGCCAGCTCGGCAAGACGTGGCTGCTCTCCGAGCTGTATGGCTGTACCGGCTGGCAGATGCCGCTGGAAGGCCATAAGGCGGTAGGGGATTGGCAGGCGCTGTTTGGAATTAACGTACGCTGCCATCACTTATCCTGGTACTCGATGGAGGGAGAGGCGAAGCGGGATTATCCGGCAAGCATCTTCCGTCAATCCGGCTGGTGGAGAGAGTATGAAGGGCTGGAAAATTATTTCTCGCGGCTGGGCGTCATCCTGTCGCAAGGGACGCCGGTATGCGATCTGCTGGTCTTGAACCCGGTAGAAAGCGTATGGTGCCAGATCTATCCGGGCTGGTCGCGCGGACTTGGCGCGCAGTCCCCTGCCATTATCGAGCTGGAACGGCATTATCAAGCCACGTTCCACTGGCTCTCCGGCGCTCAGATCGACTTCGATTACGGCGATGAAGAAATGATGTCACGGCTTAGCAGCATTGAACGCGATGAGAACGGAAAGGCTGTCCTGCGTGTCGGCGAAGCCGTATATCGGACGGTGCTCGTTACAGGCATGACAACGATGCGCGCAACGACGCTGCATTTGCTGGAAGCCTTCCGTGAAGCGGGCGGTTCGGTCATCGTTGCTGGCGAAGCTCCTCGTTATATCGATGCCGTTCCATCGGACGCGGCGGAGCAGCTGGCCCGTCAAGCTGCGCATGTTCCTTTCGTGCAGGGAGAGCTAGTTCAGTCGGTAACCAGCGAGATCGAGCTGCCTGTTACGGTGAGGGACGCGCAGACGGGGGAAGCGATTGGCGATATCTTCATTCAGGTCCGGCGGGATGGAGACAGCCTGTACGCCGTCATCATGAACATGAATCGGACGCAGTGGCATCGCAATGTCGAAATCGCGATTCGTCAGTCAGCGACCGTGACCGCAATCGAGGAATGGTTCTGCGCGACCGGGGACCGGATGAATGTTCCTTATGCGAGCATCGATGGCATGCCAGCCTTCGTTACTGATTTTCCACCGACCGGCGAGCATGTTTATGTAATCCGTACGGCTGCGTCTACCGAGTCCGAAGCGAAGGCTCTCCCTTCGTTAATCCGGTATGAGGATGCCAAGTCGGCGGAAGTGACCGGCTCTTATGCGTTCCGTCTCAACGAGCCGAACGTATATATGCTCGACCGGGCCGCTTATCGGATCGACGGCGGCAGCTGGAGCGCACCGCTCGAAATATTGAAAGCGGACCGGGCGATTCGCAGAGAGCTGGAGCTGCATTACCGCGCCGGCGATATGATTCAGCCGTGGTACAGAGAAAAATTTATGCAAGAAACGGTGCAGCAGGGGACGCCGCTGGAACTGCGCTTAATAATTACGGTCAGCGAGCTGCCGCAGGGAGCCGTCTATCTGGCGGTAGAACGGCCGGAGCGCCTGAACATCCATCTAAACGGCCAGCATCTCGGCGCACAGGTGAACGAAGAAGAGTGGATCGACCCTTGCTTCGTCAAGCTCGTCATTCCTTCGGGCGTGCTTGTGGAAGGCGAGAATCAGCTGGACGTATCCCTTGAGTTCCATCCGGGCTTTGATTTGGAGGCGATGTACCTGCTCGGGAACTTCGGTGTCCGGATCGACGGTACGACGCGTATCATCGAGAAGCTGCCGGAGCGCTTGAATGCCGGAGACATTACCAAACAAGGCCTTCCATTCTACGGGGGGACGGTAACCTATACGCTTGAGCCGGCACAGCTGCAGCAAGCGCTCGCCGCTATTGAAGGAGACGGCTCGAGCAATGTCGGGAAGGCGGTCCTTGCATTCCCGGACTTCGAAGCCGCTTGCATTAATGTGAGGGGCGGCGGCCAAACGTCGATGATGGCATGGCAGCCGTACGAAGCCGATATAGCTGCTGGGGAAGCGGAGTTCGACATGGTGCTTACGCGCCGCAATACATTCGGTCCGCTTCATCAGCTGCCGCTTCATACGCCGCATTATGGTCCTGACAATTGGGTGACGGAAGGCTCATCCTTCTCGGAAGCTGACGTGCTGCTTCCGTCCGGACTTCTCGGAGCGCCGAAGCTGGTATGGAAACGCGAGCTCCCGGCTCCTCCGGGAAAATAG
- a CDS encoding ABC transporter ATP-binding protein yields the protein MRVKGPLLIALLMLTVAVATDLAGPLVAKRLIDVHITGIEQPWYGTDAGDRYAADYQGSSYKRADHFEEGEARGQEARVIQVSKDYYFIPSSIAFDGVRTVDGNGVLTITKGTESASYEAAKLSKGELYNFFRPEIGGLLQLCWFYFGLVVLSAIFSYGQRYYLQASANRIIRNMRNEVFGHINRLPVRYFDNLPAGKIVSRITNDTESIRELYVTVLANFFTGTIYMAGIFTALFILDVKLAAICLFIIPAMVLWVILYGKVAKRYNRIIRSTLSEINGRINETIQGMAVIRAFRKEKKMEQEFENYNDENFKYKNKLLSLNAWTGHNLVNVIRNVAYVALIYYFGGGSLAGPEAVVSLGVLYAFVDYLNRLFQPIVNIVNQLPNLETALVSAERVFVLLDEQGEDVSDEHMERYKGNVAFEDVWFAYKEGENVLKGISFEAKQGQTVALIGHTGSGKSSIINLLFRFYDVDSGRVTIDGVDIRTMPRQTMREHMGIVLQDPFLFTGTIASNISMDDPAITRERVEKALQDVGADRVLKNLPKGIDEPVIEKGSTLSAGQRQLISFARALAFDPAILILDEATSNIDTETEAMIQNALEIVKKGRTTFVIAHRLSTIKNADLILVLDRGEVVERGNHDTLIAKGGKYYQMYQLQQGESAAAPSDASDKPMAAPTGAYSV from the coding sequence ATGCGGGTTAAAGGACCGCTGTTGATTGCATTATTAATGCTGACAGTCGCCGTTGCGACAGATTTGGCGGGGCCGCTGGTGGCGAAGCGTCTGATCGACGTGCACATCACGGGCATTGAGCAGCCTTGGTACGGCACGGATGCCGGGGACCGGTATGCGGCGGATTATCAGGGCAGCTCCTACAAGCGGGCTGACCATTTCGAAGAAGGCGAAGCCCGCGGCCAAGAAGCCAGGGTGATTCAGGTGAGCAAGGATTATTATTTCATCCCGTCCTCGATTGCGTTCGACGGGGTGCGGACGGTTGACGGCAATGGCGTGCTTACGATTACGAAGGGGACGGAATCCGCCTCCTATGAAGCCGCCAAGCTGAGCAAGGGCGAGCTGTATAACTTCTTCCGGCCGGAGATTGGCGGACTGCTGCAGCTCTGCTGGTTCTATTTTGGCCTAGTCGTGCTGTCGGCTATCTTCTCATATGGGCAGCGTTATTATTTGCAAGCATCGGCCAACCGGATTATCCGGAACATGCGCAACGAGGTATTCGGGCATATCAACCGGTTGCCGGTACGTTACTTCGACAACCTGCCTGCCGGCAAGATCGTGTCACGCATTACGAACGATACCGAGTCGATCCGCGAGCTGTATGTGACCGTGCTGGCCAACTTTTTTACAGGTACGATCTATATGGCGGGTATCTTTACGGCGCTGTTCATTCTCGATGTGAAGCTCGCTGCAATATGTCTGTTCATTATCCCGGCAATGGTTCTCTGGGTTATCCTGTACGGCAAAGTCGCCAAGCGGTATAACCGGATTATCCGTTCGACGTTAAGTGAAATTAACGGCCGCATTAATGAGACGATTCAAGGGATGGCGGTCATCCGCGCATTCCGCAAAGAAAAGAAGATGGAGCAGGAGTTCGAGAACTATAATGACGAGAACTTCAAATATAAGAATAAGCTGCTCAGTCTGAATGCCTGGACCGGGCACAATCTGGTCAACGTGATCCGGAACGTGGCCTATGTCGCGCTGATCTACTACTTCGGCGGCGGATCGCTGGCCGGTCCGGAGGCGGTCGTGTCGCTCGGCGTGCTGTATGCTTTCGTCGATTACTTGAACCGGTTGTTCCAACCGATCGTTAATATCGTGAACCAGCTGCCGAATCTGGAAACGGCGCTCGTATCGGCGGAGCGGGTATTCGTTCTGCTGGATGAGCAGGGCGAGGACGTATCCGATGAGCATATGGAGCGGTATAAGGGCAACGTGGCATTCGAGGATGTCTGGTTTGCTTATAAGGAAGGCGAGAATGTACTCAAAGGCATTTCGTTCGAGGCCAAGCAAGGTCAGACCGTTGCGCTGATCGGTCATACGGGCTCGGGAAAAAGCTCCATCATCAATCTGTTATTCCGGTTCTATGACGTAGACAGCGGACGCGTGACCATCGATGGCGTAGACATTCGCACGATGCCGCGCCAAACGATGCGGGAGCATATGGGGATCGTGCTGCAGGACCCGTTCCTGTTCACGGGAACGATCGCTTCCAACATATCGATGGACGATCCGGCGATCACCCGCGAGCGCGTGGAGAAGGCGCTCCAGGATGTCGGAGCCGACAGGGTGCTGAAGAATCTGCCGAAGGGGATCGACGAACCGGTCATCGAGAAGGGCAGTACGCTGTCGGCCGGACAGCGTCAGCTGATCTCCTTCGCCCGGGCGCTCGCCTTCGATCCGGCCATTCTTATTCTGGATGAGGCGACCTCCAATATCGATACCGAGACCGAGGCGATGATTCAGAACGCGCTTGAGATCGTGAAGAAAGGCAGGACGACGTTCGTGATCGCCCACCGGCTGTCGACGATCAAGAACGCGGACCTGATTCTGGTGCTCGACCGCGGCGAAGTCGTGGAACGCGGCAACCATGATACGCTGATCGCGAAGGGCGGCAAGTATTATCAGATGTATCAGCTGCAGCAGGGCGAATCGGCGGCTGCTCCTTCCGATGCGTCCGACAAGCCGATGGCCGCGCCGACCGGCGCATATTCGGTATAA
- a CDS encoding ABC transporter ATP-binding protein, whose amino-acid sequence MIAVLHKLGWFFKLEKKRYITAIALLIICGILEVFPPMMVGSAIDSIQLGTLTWESMTTTLVMLVILTILTYAISYIWQYKLFGAAFVVEKMMRSKLMRQFLRMTPTFYERNRTGDLMARATNDLQALSMTAGFGLLTFIDSTLWMATLLVTMSVFVSWKLTLVAILPLPFMAILVSIFGTKIHSRFSDAQDAFGAMNDGVLETISGTRVTRAYVQERASEKRFAEVTDDVLRKNIAVVRIDALFEPTVKIFVGASYLIGLGYGANLVYHNELTIGGLVAFNVYLGMLIWPMFAIGEMINIMQRGNASLDRVIETLGAKSDVPDPVDTKPVSAAGQIEFRNVTFRYPSSTVDNLSGVTFTLQQGQTLGIVGRTGSGKTTLIKQLLREYPLGQGQIAIASTPIDRIDMDRLKSWYGYVPQEQFLFSRTVKNNILFGRDGADEAELERAISASAFKKDLTFLPSGMSTLVGEKGVALSGGQKQRVSIARALIADPDILLLDDAMSAVDARTEAEIIANIRSERAGKTTLITTHRLSAVQHADWILVLDEGKVIEQGTHEALMRQGGWYSEQYVRQQIEAANE is encoded by the coding sequence ATGATTGCTGTATTGCATAAACTGGGTTGGTTTTTCAAGCTGGAGAAAAAGAGATATATTACAGCGATCGCATTGCTGATCATCTGCGGGATCCTTGAGGTGTTCCCGCCCATGATGGTGGGAAGCGCGATCGATTCCATTCAATTGGGAACCTTGACTTGGGAGAGTATGACCACCACGCTTGTGATGTTAGTCATTCTAACCATATTGACCTACGCGATATCATATATTTGGCAGTATAAATTGTTCGGGGCGGCATTCGTCGTCGAGAAAATGATGCGTTCAAAGCTCATGCGGCAGTTTCTGCGCATGACGCCGACCTTCTATGAGCGGAACCGGACGGGAGACCTGATGGCGCGGGCAACGAATGACCTGCAGGCGCTCTCCATGACAGCCGGCTTCGGGCTGCTGACCTTCATCGATTCAACGCTCTGGATGGCCACGCTCCTTGTGACCATGTCGGTCTTCGTTTCCTGGAAGCTTACGCTTGTCGCGATTCTGCCGCTTCCGTTCATGGCCATTCTGGTTTCCATCTTCGGTACCAAGATCCATAGCCGGTTCTCCGATGCGCAGGATGCGTTCGGTGCGATGAACGACGGCGTTCTTGAGACGATTTCCGGTACGAGGGTAACCCGGGCCTATGTGCAGGAGAGGGCTTCGGAGAAGCGCTTCGCGGAAGTGACCGACGATGTGCTGCGCAAAAATATTGCCGTCGTCCGGATCGATGCTTTGTTCGAGCCGACGGTCAAAATCTTTGTCGGCGCAAGCTATCTGATCGGTTTGGGCTATGGGGCCAATCTGGTTTATCACAACGAGCTGACGATCGGTGGCCTTGTCGCCTTCAACGTCTATCTCGGCATGCTGATCTGGCCGATGTTCGCCATCGGCGAGATGATCAATATTATGCAGCGGGGCAATGCTTCGTTGGACCGCGTCATCGAAACGCTCGGGGCGAAATCCGATGTTCCGGATCCGGTGGATACGAAACCTGTCTCGGCTGCAGGACAGATCGAGTTTCGCAACGTAACGTTCCGTTATCCGTCTTCAACGGTCGATAATTTATCCGGCGTCACCTTCACATTGCAGCAAGGCCAGACACTGGGCATCGTTGGACGGACCGGCAGCGGCAAGACGACGCTGATCAAGCAGCTGCTTCGGGAATATCCGCTGGGCCAAGGCCAGATTGCCATTGCAAGCACGCCGATTGACCGGATCGATATGGATCGGTTGAAATCCTGGTACGGCTATGTGCCGCAGGAGCAGTTCCTCTTCTCGCGGACGGTGAAGAACAATATTCTATTCGGCCGCGATGGAGCGGACGAAGCCGAATTGGAACGCGCGATATCGGCATCGGCGTTCAAGAAAGACTTAACCTTCCTGCCGAGCGGGATGTCGACCCTGGTCGGAGAGAAAGGCGTTGCGTTGTCGGGCGGTCAGAAGCAGCGGGTGTCCATCGCAAGGGCGCTCATCGCGGATCCCGATATACTGCTGCTTGACGATGCGATGTCCGCCGTCGATGCGCGGACGGAAGCGGAGATCATCGCGAACATCCGGAGCGAACGCGCCGGCAAGACGACATTGATTACGACACATCGTCTGTCCGCCGTCCAGCATGCCGACTGGATTCTCGTATTAGATGAAGGAAAAGTAATCGAGCAAGGGACGCATGAAGCGCTAATGCGGCAAGGCGGCTGGTATAGCGAGCAATATGTAAGACAGCAGATTGAAGCGGCGAACGAATAG